A window of the Henckelia pumila isolate YLH828 chromosome 3, ASM3356847v2, whole genome shotgun sequence genome harbors these coding sequences:
- the LOC140891257 gene encoding putative disease resistance RPP13-like protein 1 — protein sequence MAYSLFVSGFPSGFGSAFFQFALERLASFGSFAWKEVKLIWDVEDELKKLRRTMSRVQDLVDHVECYPLRMMGGSKAWKIWFADIKKLSYDADSIVDYISWYISTSGSIPQAEVRNMILSSGEFQLSHEINELQNKLEDLAREMEGLLMIEKIKGSPNLMSPHIHNILSTSSLVDENTVVGRATAKEMCLDMLKSQQGGDINLSVMSLVGMAGIGKTTLARLVYDDKSVNKVFDKKMWVSVSMKFDMIGITKSILEALTGNSCALADLNSVQVLLRRVIQGLKFLLVLDDYWNEKHTDWNLLSLPLKLGSQGSKVIVTTRSAKVSAAVQSFQTYNLRYLSNDECWAVMKQRLFFQVEGQENLEFIGREIANNCKGLPLAAEMLGSLLSNSECSENEWRCILKGNLWDLPLDKNDLFSALMLSYLHLPSQLQKCFAYCSLFPQNHEFEVEELVLLWMAEGFIQPIEGWRLEDLGRRCFNDLYSRSFFQQDTNSSNQIIYRMHDFVHDLAQIVSTDVCLQVTNMRSDCCPLFGDTCHLSMLCDCVESIHLRASQKNKRLRTFLMINKRRAREGLLNNELFAYLQFLRVLDLSRIGLVELTDSFGHLKYLRYLNLSENRISMLPKSVCDLLALQTLKLKNCRQIRELPDETKNLSNLRHLDLDIKGQLTKMPPHFGRLTNLQSLSAFIVGNKEENGISQMSDMNLLRGSLCIKNIQLVNVGDATQAKLRNKEFLDKLELQWVPLTSGVQQNALQEAQNRQGFVLSNLRPHENLKELVIDKYCGIICPIWFCEPNRKLTSIHLQGLKYCESLPPLGQLLSLKSFYISDMPLLESMDDDFYGTRDSVKFPSLVLFEVRRMTRLISWVYTATFVSMPLLNSFTIHDCPNLISIPANLMSHGNSNINDCANLLIPAQP from the coding sequence ATGGCTTATTCGTTATTCGTATCGGGCTTCCCAAGCGGGTTTGGATCCGCTTTCTTTCAATTTGCATTGGAGAGATTGGCTTCATTCGGATCCTTTGCTTGGAAAGAAGTGAAACTTATATGGGATGTTGAGGACGAGCTCAAAAAGTTGCGGAGAACTATGTCGAGGGTTCAAGATTTGGTGGATCATGTAGAGTGTTATCCATTGAGGATGATGGGCGGAAGCAAAGCTTGGAAAATATGGTTTGCTGATATCAAAAAACTTTCTTATGACGCCGATTCTATTGTCGATTACATCTCCTGGTACATCTCCACCTCCGGCTCGATCCCACAGGCTGAGGTTCGTAACATGATTCTTTCATCTGGTGAATTTCAATTATCTCATGAGATCAATGAGCTGCAAAACAAGCTGGAAGATCTTGCTAGAGAAATGGAAGGCCTACTTATGATTGAAAAGATCAAAGGTAGTCCCAACTTGATGTCACCACACATTCATAACATTTTGTCTACCAGTTCATTGGTAGATGAAAATACTGTTGTTGGGAGGGCAACAGCCAAAGAAATGTGTCTTGATATGCTTAAGAGTCAACAAGGAGGTGATATTAATTTGTCAGTAATGTCATTAGTGGGAATGGCGGGAATTGGGAAGACAACCCTGGCACGACTGGTTTATGATGATAAATCTGTAAACAAAGTTTTTGACAAGAAAATGTGGGTCTCTGTATCGATGAAATTCGATATGATTGGGATTACTAAATCTATACTTGAAGCATTGACAGGGAACAGTTGCGCTTTGGCCGACTTGAATTCCGTTCAAGTTCTTCTTCGACGTGTCATTCAGGggttaaaatttttgttggttCTTGATGATTACTGGAACGAAAAGCACACCGATTGGAATCTACTTTCTTTGCCTTTAAAATTGGGTTCCCAGGGAAGCAAAGTTATTGTAACCACAAGAAGTGCTAAAGTTTCCGCAGCTGTTCAATCCTTTCAAACATATAATCTCAGGTATTTATCAAATGATGAATGTTGGGCTGTGATGAAACAAAGACTTTTCTTTCAAGTGGAGGGACAAGAAAATCTGGAATTTATTGGCAGAGAGATTGCGAACAACTGCAAAGGTTTGCCTTTGGCAGCCGAGATGCTTGGAAGCTTATTATCGAATTCTGAATGTTCAGAGAATGAGTGGCGATGTATATTAAAGGGAAATTTGTGGGACTTGCCACTAGATAAAAATGATCTATTTTCTGCTTTGATGCTCAGCTATCTTCATCTTCCTTCACAATTACAAAAATGTTTTGCTTATTGTTCTCTCTTCCCCCAAAATCACGAGTTTGAAGTCGAAGAACTTGTCCTTTTATGGATGGCGGAGGGCTTCATTCAACCCATAGAAGGATGGAGATTAGAGGACCTGGGACGCCGCTGTTTCAATGACCTTTACTCCAGGTCATTTTTCCAACAAGATACAAACTCAAGTAACCAAATTATATATAGAATGCACGATTTCGTTCATGATTTGGCACAAATTGTTTCAACCGATGTATGCTTGCAAGTCACCAACATGCGGTCAGATTGTTGTCCCTTATTTGGAGATACCTGTCATTTGTCGATGCTTTGCGACTGCGTAGAATCGATACATCTAAGAGCCTCTCAGAAAAATAAAAGGCTGCGGACATTTTTAATGATTAATAAGAGGAGAGCTCGAGAGGGGCTACTAAATAATGAATTGTTCGCATATTTGCAGTTTTTGCGGGTGTTGGATTTGAGTAGAATTGGTCTTGTTGAACTCACTGATTCTTTTGGTCACTTGAAGTATCTTCGCTACCTCAACCTCTCCGAAAACCGAATTTCAATGCTACCAAAGTCCGTTTGTGATCTTTTGGCCTTGCAAACACTAAAGCTCAAAAATTGTCGTCAAATTCGTGAATTGCCTGATGAAACAAAAAATCTCTCCAACTTGCGACATTTGGATTTGGATATTAAAGGCCAGCTTACCAAGATGCCACCACATTTTGGAAGGTTAACCAATCTTCAATCTCTTTCCGCGTTTATCGTTGGAAACAAAGAAGAAAATGGCATCTCTCAAATGAGTGACATGAATCTACTCAGAGGATCACTCTGCATTAAAAACATTCAACTCGTAAATGTTGGAGATGCAACTCAGGCCAAGTTACGCAATAAGGAATTCTTGGACAAGCTCGAACTACAATGGGTGCCGTTAACAAGTGGTGTGCAGCAAAATGCTCTACAAGAGGCACAAAATCGACAAGGTTTTGTTCTTTCAAATCTTCGGCCTCATGAAAATTTGAAAGAGCTGGTCATTGATAAGTATTGTGGGATCATTTGTCCTATTTGGTTTTGTGAACCAAATCGCAAGCTCACGAGCATTCACTTGCAAGGACTCAAGTATTGTGAAAGTCTTCCGCCTCTCGGACAACTTCTTTCCCTGAAATCTTTTTACATTTCAGACATGCCTCTTTTGGAGTCCATGGATGACGATTTTTATGGCACGAGGGACAGTGTGAAGTTTCCTTCATTGGTGTTATTTGAAGTAAGAAGGATGACCAGATTGATCAGTTGGGTATACACAGCTACCTTTGTTTCCATGCCTCTCCTAAATAGTTTCACAATTCATGATTGCCCGAATTTGATCAGTATACCAGCAAACTTGATGAGCCATGGAAATTCAAACATCAATGACTGTGCAAACCTTCTGATCCCCGCGCAACCATAA